One window of Pectobacterium carotovorum genomic DNA carries:
- a CDS encoding Tm-1-like ATP-binding domain-containing protein has translation MGSEVGSVYIASTADTKGKEQIYVRDLIAATGLKTVTIDLSTTPPSTDSQVSDATDISAATVASYHPQGVSAVFCHDRGLAISAMAVAFEHFMLSRDDTAGLLGLGGSGGTALITPAMQALPIGMPKLMVSTMASGDISGYIGASDISMMYSVTDVAGLNRISRQVLGNAAHQIAGAVKFHIQEHHDDKPAIGLTMFGVTTPCIQEASALLEAEFDCLVFHATGSGGKAMEKLVDSHLLTGVLDLTTTEVCDLLFDGVLACGPERFDAIAKTQVPYVASCGALDMVNFGAPASVPEKYAHRLFYNHNAQVTLMRTTIDENIVMARWIGEKLNRCEGDVRFLIPEGGFSALDAPDQAFWHPEARDAFISTLESVVQQTARRQIIRLPFHINDPLFAHAAVDAFRALVK, from the coding sequence GTGGGAAGTGAAGTTGGCAGCGTTTATATTGCAAGTACCGCTGATACTAAAGGAAAAGAACAGATTTACGTCCGCGATCTGATTGCCGCTACAGGCTTAAAAACGGTCACGATCGATCTGTCAACGACACCGCCGTCAACGGATTCACAGGTGTCAGATGCGACAGATATCAGCGCAGCAACGGTGGCATCGTACCATCCGCAGGGCGTATCGGCGGTGTTTTGCCATGACAGAGGGCTGGCTATTAGCGCCATGGCCGTTGCATTTGAGCACTTCATGCTGTCTCGCGATGATACTGCTGGGCTGCTCGGGCTTGGCGGTTCTGGTGGTACGGCACTGATTACGCCCGCGATGCAGGCTTTACCGATTGGTATGCCGAAGCTGATGGTCTCGACGATGGCCTCCGGCGATATTTCCGGCTACATCGGCGCCAGCGATATCAGCATGATGTATTCCGTTACCGATGTGGCGGGCCTGAACCGTATTTCTCGTCAGGTTCTCGGCAACGCCGCGCACCAGATTGCCGGTGCCGTGAAGTTTCATATTCAGGAGCATCATGACGATAAACCCGCGATTGGCCTGACCATGTTTGGGGTTACGACGCCGTGCATTCAGGAAGCCAGCGCATTGCTGGAGGCAGAGTTTGACTGTCTGGTCTTTCACGCGACGGGTAGCGGTGGGAAAGCGATGGAAAAGCTGGTGGACAGCCATTTGCTCACTGGCGTGCTCGACCTTACCACGACAGAGGTGTGCGATTTACTGTTTGATGGCGTGCTGGCCTGCGGGCCGGAACGGTTTGATGCGATAGCCAAGACGCAGGTGCCTTACGTGGCGTCTTGCGGCGCGCTGGATATGGTGAATTTTGGCGCGCCCGCCAGCGTGCCGGAGAAATACGCGCATCGCCTGTTCTACAACCACAACGCGCAGGTCACCCTGATGCGTACCACGATAGATGAAAATATCGTGATGGCGCGCTGGATTGGGGAGAAACTCAACCGCTGTGAAGGCGACGTGCGCTTCCTGATCCCAGAAGGCGGCTTCTCCGCGCTGGATGCGCCGGATCAGGCATTCTGGCACCCGGAAGCACGTGACGCGTTTATCAGCACGTTGGAGAGCGTCGTTCAGCAAACGGCAAGACGACAGATTATTCGTCTGCCTTTCCATATTAACGATCCTTTATTTGCCCATGCCGCAGTCGATGCGTTTCGGGCGTTAGTGAAATAA
- a CDS encoding oxidative damage protection protein, with translation MSRTIFCTFLQRDAEGQDFQLYPGDLGKRIYNEISKEAWAQWQTKQTMLINEKKLSMMNVDDRKLLEQEMIKFLFEGKDVHIEGYTPPSH, from the coding sequence ATGAGCAGAACGATTTTTTGTACTTTTTTACAACGCGACGCCGAAGGGCAGGATTTCCAGCTCTATCCCGGCGATCTGGGCAAGCGCATCTATAACGAAATCTCTAAAGAAGCCTGGGCGCAATGGCAAACCAAGCAAACCATGCTGATCAACGAGAAAAAGCTCAGCATGATGAATGTTGACGACCGTAAGCTACTGGAACAGGAAATGATCAAGTTCCTGTTTGAAGGGAAGGACGTACACATCGAAGGCTATACGCCTCCGAGCCACTGA
- a CDS encoding SDR family NAD(P)-dependent oxidoreductase, whose translation MLKSKRAIVTGGGRDFGQAVSVWLAREGVKVDLCARKLADAQASVDIIHQEGGTARAYQCDIASPDSVKAFSAQLLEDSTPVDILVLSAAQWLEGGLGEEDTDADIVSTVNSGLTGSILLTKALLPSLRRSQGADILAMVSVCGLPQFHDSIAHPAFFAAKHGMSGFSRNLAHHVAQENIRVTGFYPPDFEVTGLDDNPAGGEKMGEHLLNARSIWETMRFVLVQPRSCHINAIHFQGPTRADIGV comes from the coding sequence ATGCTGAAAAGTAAGCGCGCGATTGTCACTGGCGGTGGCCGCGACTTTGGACAAGCGGTATCCGTCTGGCTGGCTCGCGAAGGGGTGAAGGTCGATCTTTGCGCCCGCAAACTGGCCGATGCACAGGCCAGCGTCGACATCATTCATCAGGAGGGTGGTACAGCGCGTGCGTATCAGTGCGATATTGCCAGTCCTGATTCGGTTAAAGCCTTTTCCGCACAGTTGCTGGAAGACAGTACGCCCGTCGATATTCTGGTACTCAGCGCGGCACAATGGCTGGAAGGTGGATTGGGAGAAGAAGACACCGATGCGGATATCGTCAGCACCGTCAACTCCGGCCTGACCGGTTCTATTCTGCTCACCAAAGCACTGTTGCCGAGCTTACGTCGTTCACAAGGTGCCGATATTCTGGCGATGGTTTCCGTCTGCGGCCTCCCGCAGTTCCACGACTCTATCGCCCACCCCGCGTTCTTCGCTGCCAAGCACGGCATGAGCGGTTTTAGCCGGAATCTGGCGCATCATGTCGCACAGGAAAATATCCGCGTGACGGGGTTTTATCCGCCAGATTTTGAGGTCACCGGCTTGGATGACAACCCCGCTGGCGGGGAAAAAATGGGCGAGCATCTGCTGAACGCCCGCTCGATATGGGAAACCATGCGTTTCGTGCTCGTCCAGCCGCGCAGTTGCCATATCAACGCCATCCATTTTCAGGGGCCGACGCGCGCAGATATCGGCGTGTAA
- the ansP gene encoding L-asparagine permease: MTQHSSTNSEHHASQQRLHEKGYHQSLGNRHVQMIAIGGSIGTGLFLGAGARLQMAGPALALVYLVCGIFSFFILRALGELIVHRPTSGSFVSYSREFLGEKASYVAGWMYFLNWAMTGIVDITAVALYMHYWGTFADVPQWLFALSALSIVTLMNLIGVKWFAEMEFWFALIKVAAIAIFLVVGTVYLGTGSPLDGNTPGLHLITDNGGLFPHGILPALVLVQGVIFAFAGIEIIGTTAGECKNPEQVLPKAVNSVIWRIGLFYVGSVALLVCLLPWNAYQAGQSPFVTFFSKLGVPYIGTIMNIVVLSAALSSLNSGLYSTGRILRSLSLGGSAPAFLSKMSGQSVPYTGILVTVGIHIIGVVLNYVVPSQVFEIVLNIASLGIICSWAFIILCQMQLRKAIRQGKAKPVAFRMPGAPVTSWLTLAFLVSVLGLMAFDYPNGTWTIATVPVLAIMLIIGWRGLKKQREAVKLANQQESDLR, translated from the coding sequence ATGACACAACATTCCTCAACCAATAGCGAGCATCATGCTTCTCAGCAGCGTCTCCACGAAAAGGGTTATCACCAAAGTCTCGGCAACCGCCACGTACAGATGATCGCAATTGGCGGTTCCATCGGCACCGGACTGTTTCTTGGTGCGGGGGCTCGTCTGCAAATGGCAGGGCCAGCTCTGGCGCTGGTCTATCTGGTTTGCGGCATTTTCTCTTTTTTCATTCTGCGCGCGCTGGGCGAGCTGATCGTTCATCGCCCCACCAGCGGTAGCTTCGTGTCGTACTCGCGTGAGTTTCTTGGTGAAAAAGCCTCCTACGTCGCAGGCTGGATGTACTTCCTCAACTGGGCGATGACCGGGATTGTCGACATCACCGCCGTCGCGCTCTACATGCACTACTGGGGCACCTTTGCCGATGTACCACAGTGGCTGTTTGCACTGAGTGCGCTATCCATCGTCACGCTGATGAACCTGATCGGCGTGAAGTGGTTTGCTGAAATGGAGTTCTGGTTTGCGCTGATTAAGGTCGCGGCTATCGCCATTTTTCTGGTAGTCGGCACGGTCTATCTCGGCACAGGCAGCCCGCTGGACGGCAACACGCCCGGCCTGCACCTGATTACCGATAACGGCGGCCTGTTCCCACACGGCATTCTGCCTGCGCTGGTGCTGGTTCAGGGGGTGATATTTGCCTTTGCCGGTATCGAGATCATCGGGACGACGGCAGGTGAATGTAAAAACCCAGAGCAGGTGCTGCCGAAAGCGGTCAACAGCGTCATCTGGCGTATTGGCCTGTTCTACGTCGGCTCCGTTGCGCTGTTGGTCTGCCTGCTGCCGTGGAACGCCTATCAGGCCGGACAAAGCCCGTTCGTGACCTTCTTCAGCAAGCTGGGCGTTCCTTATATCGGCACGATCATGAATATCGTGGTGCTGTCCGCCGCGCTGTCCAGCCTGAACTCCGGTCTGTACTCGACGGGACGCATTCTGCGCTCGCTGTCGCTGGGTGGTTCGGCGCCCGCTTTCCTGTCGAAAATGAGCGGCCAGTCCGTGCCCTATACCGGCATTTTGGTCACGGTCGGCATCCACATTATCGGCGTGGTACTGAACTACGTGGTGCCATCGCAGGTGTTTGAGATCGTCCTGAATATCGCCTCGCTCGGCATTATCTGCTCCTGGGCGTTCATCATTCTGTGTCAGATGCAGCTGCGTAAAGCGATTCGTCAGGGGAAAGCCAAACCGGTAGCGTTCAGAATGCCCGGTGCGCCCGTGACATCCTGGCTGACGCTGGCTTTTCTGGTGAGCGTATTGGGATTGATGGCGTTTGATTACCCGAACGGCACCTGGACGATTGCAACGGTTCCAGTGCTGGCAATCATGTTGATTATCGGCTGGCGCGGGCTGAAAAAGCAGCGTGAAGCGGTGAAACTCGCCAACCAGCAGGAATCTGATTTGCGTTAA
- the mltC gene encoding membrane-bound lytic murein transglycosylase MltC: MKKMLALLVIAPLLVSCSGNKGNADNEEFLKDTNAFDILMGQFAHNIENIWGMNEVLIAGPKDYVKYTDQYQTRSHINFDAGSITIETISATNSVASLRQAIITTLLMGDDASNTDLYSDANDIQISREPLLYGQVLDNTGQPIRWEGRAASFADYLLQNRLQKRTSGLHVIWSVTMQLVPNHLDKRAHKYLPLVRKASERYGIEESLILAIMQTESSFNPYAVSHSDALGLMQVVQHSAGRDVFKMKGKWGQPSRSYLFDPEQNIDAGTAYLSILKNSYLAGIENPTSKRYAVITAYNGGAGSVLRVFSSDRERAVGIINNMSPGDVYQTLTTKHPSGESRRYLYKVNTAQKNYRR; the protein is encoded by the coding sequence ATGAAGAAAATGTTAGCGCTGCTGGTGATTGCACCACTGCTGGTTTCCTGTTCGGGAAACAAAGGGAATGCCGACAACGAAGAGTTTCTCAAGGATACCAACGCCTTCGATATTTTGATGGGGCAATTTGCTCACAACATCGAAAATATCTGGGGGATGAATGAAGTTCTGATCGCTGGCCCAAAAGACTACGTCAAATACACCGATCAATATCAGACGCGTAGCCACATCAACTTTGATGCCGGTTCAATCACTATCGAAACCATTTCGGCAACCAACTCCGTTGCCAGCCTGCGTCAGGCGATTATCACGACCCTGCTGATGGGCGATGACGCCAGTAACACCGACCTGTATTCCGACGCTAACGATATTCAAATCAGCCGCGAGCCGCTGCTGTATGGACAGGTACTGGATAACACCGGACAGCCGATCCGCTGGGAAGGCCGTGCCGCCAGCTTCGCAGATTATCTGCTCCAGAACCGTCTGCAAAAACGTACCTCCGGCCTGCACGTAATCTGGTCGGTCACGATGCAGCTCGTCCCTAACCATCTGGACAAGCGTGCACACAAATACCTGCCGCTGGTGCGTAAGGCTTCCGAGCGTTACGGCATTGAAGAGTCGCTGATTCTGGCGATTATGCAGACAGAGTCCAGCTTCAACCCTTACGCCGTCAGCCATTCCGATGCACTGGGTCTGATGCAGGTGGTGCAGCACAGCGCAGGACGCGACGTCTTCAAGATGAAAGGGAAATGGGGACAGCCGAGCCGCAGCTATCTGTTCGATCCAGAACAAAACATCGACGCGGGTACCGCCTATCTGTCGATTCTGAAGAACAGCTATCTGGCCGGTATTGAAAACCCAACGTCGAAACGCTACGCCGTCATCACCGCATATAACGGTGGCGCAGGCAGCGTGTTGCGCGTCTTCTCCAGCGATCGCGAGCGCGCTGTGGGCATTATCAACAACATGTCACCGGGCGATGTCTACCAAACGCTGACGACGAAGCATCCGTCTGGCGAATCACGCCGCTATCTGTACAAAGTGAACACGGCACAGAAAAATTACCGCCGCTAA
- a CDS encoding phosphoenolpyruvate hydrolase family protein encodes MMSGINRQELLAKFRDMIARREPIIGGGAGTGLSAKCEESGGIDLIVIYNSGRYRMAGRGSLAGLLAYGNANEIVVDMAKEVLPVVKHTPVLAGVNGTDPFCQFDKFLDDLKALGFSGVQNFPTVGLIDGNFRANLEETGMGYALEVDMIRLAHEKDMLTTPYVFSAADAVAMTKAGADIIVPHMGLTTGGNIGAETALNLADCVPLINHWADEAKSIRKDVIVLCHGGPISTPQDAQFIMDHCPQCDGFYGASSMERLPTETALTATTQQFKKIKR; translated from the coding sequence ATGATGTCAGGCATTAATCGTCAGGAACTGCTGGCAAAATTTCGCGACATGATCGCGCGTCGCGAGCCGATTATCGGCGGTGGTGCGGGAACGGGGCTTTCCGCGAAATGTGAAGAATCGGGCGGCATCGATCTGATCGTGATCTACAACTCTGGGCGCTATCGCATGGCGGGGAGAGGTTCGCTGGCTGGCCTGTTGGCTTACGGCAACGCGAATGAGATCGTCGTGGATATGGCGAAAGAAGTGCTGCCGGTTGTGAAGCACACGCCGGTGCTGGCAGGCGTAAACGGAACCGATCCTTTCTGTCAGTTTGATAAATTTCTGGATGACCTGAAAGCGCTGGGTTTCTCTGGCGTGCAGAACTTCCCAACCGTTGGGCTGATTGACGGTAATTTCCGCGCCAATCTGGAAGAAACCGGAATGGGGTACGCGCTGGAAGTGGACATGATTCGCCTGGCGCACGAAAAAGATATGCTGACCACGCCTTACGTGTTCAGTGCGGCAGATGCCGTCGCGATGACGAAAGCGGGGGCGGATATTATTGTGCCGCACATGGGGTTAACCACTGGCGGTAATATTGGGGCGGAAACGGCGCTTAATCTGGCGGATTGCGTTCCGTTGATTAATCACTGGGCAGATGAGGCGAAGTCCATCCGTAAGGATGTGATTGTGCTGTGTCACGGCGGACCGATTTCAACACCGCAGGACGCACAGTTCATTATGGATCACTGCCCGCAGTGCGATGGTTTTTACGGTGCCAGCTCTATGGAGCGGCTGCCGACAGAAACCGCGTTAACGGCTACTACACAGCAATTCAAAAAAATTAAGCGTTAA
- a CDS encoding helix-turn-helix transcriptional regulator, which yields MTAIPLPFITALLLVILFFRIQFLAIQNKETKTRNTKAEAILIGVSCLALTVVALRWGGHVALPSFIQPAIAASIPPLLWLCLFPYGEKVSDALNRNRRRSLRHLLPPLLILGASAIQNRTTVPLIDLMLVSVYFGYGATLIYSAHRLQTSLPKWKSAPFIAGLYVLISGAIDIVIALDIAFYSGNSAATIITVFHIIMLAILTLLIVTYSAQHTQAELSVTHDQKPEALPATDDEHQLAKTLDDFIRTHALYTDPSMTLQRLSRRMGIPLRRLSETINRVHGRNFSQVMNEYRIEEAKRLLSQTDARITDIMLESGFQTKSNFNREFLRLTGMSPSVWRSQHPLRAQATASATPPEENR from the coding sequence ATGACCGCGATTCCTTTACCGTTTATTACCGCACTTCTGCTGGTTATTTTGTTTTTTCGCATCCAGTTTCTGGCTATTCAAAATAAAGAGACTAAAACGCGCAATACCAAAGCAGAGGCGATACTCATCGGCGTGAGCTGTCTTGCTCTGACAGTGGTAGCGTTACGCTGGGGCGGCCATGTTGCCTTACCCTCATTTATCCAACCTGCCATTGCCGCATCCATTCCGCCACTGTTATGGCTTTGCCTGTTCCCCTATGGAGAAAAGGTCTCAGATGCCTTAAACCGCAACCGTCGACGATCTCTCCGGCATCTGTTACCGCCCTTACTCATCCTTGGCGCAAGCGCCATCCAAAACAGAACAACCGTTCCACTCATCGATCTGATGCTGGTAAGTGTTTACTTCGGCTATGGGGCAACGCTGATTTACAGCGCTCACCGTCTGCAAACGTCATTGCCCAAGTGGAAAAGCGCACCGTTTATCGCCGGACTGTATGTGCTTATCTCCGGCGCTATCGATATCGTCATCGCACTGGATATCGCCTTCTACAGCGGCAATAGCGCAGCGACCATCATCACCGTATTCCACATCATCATGCTGGCGATATTGACCCTGCTTATCGTCACGTACTCTGCACAACACACGCAGGCTGAGCTTAGCGTTACACATGACCAGAAACCGGAAGCGCTACCAGCTACCGATGATGAACACCAACTGGCGAAAACGTTAGATGACTTCATTCGCACGCATGCGTTATACACCGACCCCAGCATGACACTTCAGCGCCTGAGCCGGCGCATGGGAATACCGCTAAGACGCCTGTCCGAAACCATCAACCGCGTGCACGGTCGTAATTTCTCGCAGGTGATGAACGAATACCGAATTGAGGAGGCTAAACGCCTCCTCAGCCAAACGGATGCACGAATCACGGATATCATGCTGGAAAGCGGGTTTCAGACTAAATCAAACTTCAACCGCGAGTTTTTGCGACTCACGGGGATGAGCCCCAGCGTCTGGCGTAGTCAGCACCCACTTCGGGCACAGGCTACGGCTTCCGCCACGCCGCCTGAAGAAAATCGCTAA
- a CDS encoding ornithine decarboxylase, with translation MKQLKIAANAAVATRLITTREIVALSQTDFTDVAAVVVSIEEARSGILSILQHTGFNIPAFVEEPDEDKELDVLPAGSEWLVLDDEGEHANVLERAAKAYQDALLPPFFDTLTKYVNMKNTTFACPGHQGGQFFRKHPAGRQFFEFYGENVFRSDICNADVKLGDLLIHEGAAKKAQKHAARVFNADKTYFVLNGTSSANKVVTNALLARGDLVLFDRNNHKSNHHGALIQAGATPVYLETVRNPFGFIGGVDAHCFDEAYLRKLIAEVAPERANEARPFRLAVIQLGTYDGTIYNARQVVDSIGHLCDYILFDSAWVGYEQFIPMMEQCSPLLLDLNENDPGIFVTQSVHKQQAGFSQTSQIHKKDTHIKGQRRFCNHKQLNNAFMLHASTSPFYPLFAALDVNAKMHEGASGRRMWMDCVKLGIEARKQLLTRCSLIKPFVPVTVGGVLWQDHDTETIAQDVRFFNFEPGEKWHAFEGYAEDQYFIDPCKLLLTTPGIDAISGDYTEFGIPATILANYLREHGIIPEKCDMNSILFLLTPAEDSAKMQELVNALVHFETLIARDAPLSEVLPSLYQKYKERYRGYRLRRLCQEMHDFYAQHNVKDLQKAMFRKTEFPSVVMLPQDANREFVRGNIELIPIDEAEGRIAAEGALPYPPGVLCVVPGETWGGAVQRYFLALEAGINLLPGFSPELQGVYSVAEEDGSKRLYGYVVEQ, from the coding sequence ATGAAACAGTTAAAAATTGCGGCGAATGCAGCGGTTGCCACCCGTTTAATCACGACGCGCGAGATTGTCGCGTTGAGTCAGACTGACTTCACTGATGTGGCGGCGGTCGTGGTTTCTATTGAGGAAGCCCGTAGCGGCATTCTGTCGATATTGCAGCACACCGGTTTTAATATTCCGGCGTTTGTCGAAGAGCCTGATGAAGATAAAGAGTTAGATGTTCTGCCTGCGGGAAGCGAATGGCTGGTTCTCGATGACGAAGGCGAGCACGCGAACGTGCTGGAACGTGCAGCGAAAGCCTATCAGGATGCGCTACTGCCGCCGTTTTTCGATACGCTGACCAAGTACGTCAACATGAAAAACACGACGTTTGCCTGTCCGGGGCATCAGGGCGGCCAGTTCTTCCGCAAGCATCCGGCGGGGCGTCAGTTTTTTGAGTTTTACGGTGAGAACGTGTTTCGTTCGGACATCTGTAACGCGGACGTTAAACTGGGTGATTTGCTGATCCATGAAGGCGCGGCGAAGAAGGCGCAGAAGCATGCTGCGCGCGTGTTTAATGCCGATAAAACCTATTTCGTGTTGAACGGCACCTCCTCGGCGAACAAAGTGGTGACGAACGCGCTGCTGGCGCGTGGCGATCTGGTGCTATTTGACCGTAACAACCATAAATCCAACCATCACGGTGCGCTGATTCAGGCGGGGGCGACGCCGGTCTATCTGGAAACCGTGCGCAATCCGTTCGGTTTTATCGGCGGCGTGGATGCGCACTGTTTTGATGAGGCCTACCTGCGCAAGCTGATTGCGGAAGTTGCGCCGGAACGCGCCAACGAGGCGCGCCCATTCCGTTTGGCCGTCATCCAGCTCGGCACCTATGACGGCACGATTTATAACGCGCGTCAGGTGGTCGATAGCATCGGGCACCTGTGTGACTACATTCTGTTTGACTCCGCCTGGGTCGGCTACGAGCAATTTATCCCGATGATGGAGCAGTGCTCGCCGCTGTTGTTGGATCTGAATGAAAACGATCCGGGCATTTTCGTGACTCAGTCGGTGCATAAGCAGCAGGCTGGCTTCTCCCAGACCTCGCAGATCCACAAAAAAGACACACACATCAAAGGCCAGCGTCGTTTCTGCAACCATAAGCAGCTGAATAATGCCTTTATGCTGCATGCTTCGACCAGCCCGTTTTACCCGCTGTTCGCTGCGCTAGACGTCAATGCCAAAATGCACGAAGGGGCAAGTGGGCGTCGGATGTGGATGGACTGCGTCAAACTGGGCATTGAGGCGCGTAAACAGCTGCTAACGCGCTGTTCGCTTATCAAACCGTTCGTGCCTGTGACGGTGGGCGGTGTGCTCTGGCAGGATCACGATACGGAGACGATCGCACAGGACGTGCGTTTCTTCAACTTTGAACCGGGCGAGAAATGGCACGCGTTTGAAGGGTACGCGGAGGATCAATATTTTATCGATCCTTGTAAGTTACTGCTGACGACGCCGGGAATTGATGCGATTAGCGGCGATTATACTGAATTTGGTATTCCGGCGACGATTCTCGCCAACTATCTGCGCGAGCACGGCATCATCCCTGAAAAATGCGACATGAACTCAATCCTGTTCCTGTTAACGCCAGCGGAAGACTCAGCAAAAATGCAGGAGCTGGTGAATGCGCTGGTGCATTTCGAAACGCTGATCGCCCGCGATGCACCGCTGAGCGAAGTGCTGCCCAGCCTGTATCAGAAATACAAAGAGCGTTATCGTGGTTACCGACTGCGTCGGCTGTGTCAGGAAATGCATGATTTTTACGCTCAGCACAACGTGAAAGATCTGCAAAAGGCGATGTTCCGTAAAACCGAGTTTCCGTCAGTGGTGATGCTGCCACAAGATGCTAATAGAGAATTTGTGCGCGGAAATATCGAACTGATTCCTATCGACGAAGCGGAAGGGCGTATCGCGGCAGAAGGCGCATTGCCGTATCCACCGGGCGTACTGTGTGTCGTGCCGGGTGAAACCTGGGGCGGGGCGGTACAGCGCTATTTTCTGGCGCTGGAAGCGGGAATTAACCTGCTGCCCGGCTTCTCCCCAGAATTGCAGGGTGTCTATAGCGTCGCGGAAGAAGATGGCAGCAAGCGTCTGTATGGTTACGTAGTAGAACAGTAA
- a CDS encoding alpha/beta fold hydrolase, whose product MTWRITIGLITNLLLSFAVMANVGIGFQQITLADEANNRPLEAAVFYPVSSSQQTAIIGENPVFPGIAVSKNAVPESGEYPLIVVSHGYGGSWFNQLWLAQALVKQGYIVAAPNHPGTTTKDMRVEKAQELWLRPNDISRVITALLAAPEKTGRVDAQRIAAVGHSLGGWTVLELAGGRFSTQQFERDCLTHVGLASCKAYEKMHIAKNASLRAQLDKPLADPRVSAVVSLDMGLARGFTAESLAAIHIPVLIVAAGYPNEELPAELESHDLAQKLSPAHSAYKEIADATHFSFMQICKPGAIEIINAENPGDGMICLDGGARPREQIQQGVVKDISDFLQAAWRKP is encoded by the coding sequence ATGACATGGCGCATCACGATAGGATTGATAACGAATTTGCTACTCAGCTTTGCCGTTATGGCGAATGTTGGCATTGGGTTTCAACAAATAACGCTGGCTGATGAGGCCAATAATAGGCCGCTGGAAGCTGCCGTATTTTATCCGGTTTCATCATCACAACAGACTGCGATAATCGGTGAGAATCCTGTATTTCCCGGTATCGCCGTAAGCAAAAATGCCGTGCCTGAGTCCGGTGAATATCCCCTGATTGTGGTTTCACACGGCTATGGCGGGAGCTGGTTTAATCAACTCTGGCTGGCACAGGCGTTGGTCAAGCAAGGCTATATTGTTGCCGCGCCTAATCACCCAGGAACGACCACTAAAGATATGCGGGTTGAGAAGGCTCAGGAGTTATGGCTACGGCCCAACGATATTAGCCGCGTTATTACCGCTTTACTCGCTGCCCCAGAAAAAACGGGGCGTGTTGATGCGCAGCGTATTGCCGCTGTTGGCCATTCGCTGGGGGGATGGACGGTATTGGAGTTAGCGGGCGGGCGTTTTAGCACGCAGCAATTTGAGCGTGATTGTCTGACGCATGTTGGGCTGGCGTCCTGCAAAGCCTATGAAAAGATGCATATCGCAAAGAATGCGTCATTACGTGCGCAGCTTGATAAGCCATTGGCGGATCCGCGTGTCAGTGCGGTGGTATCGCTGGATATGGGGCTGGCGCGAGGGTTTACCGCGGAGAGTCTTGCGGCAATACACATTCCTGTTTTGATCGTTGCGGCGGGGTATCCTAATGAGGAACTGCCTGCCGAGCTGGAATCTCACGATTTGGCACAGAAGCTGTCACCAGCGCATTCAGCCTATAAGGAAATTGCCGATGCGACGCATTTTAGCTTCATGCAGATTTGTAAGCCGGGTGCCATTGAGATCATTAATGCCGAGAACCCAGGGGATGGCATGATTTGTCTCGATGGCGGCGCACGTCCGCGTGAGCAGATTCAGCAGGGCGTTGTGAAGGACATTAGCGATTTTCTTCAGGCGGCGTGGCGGAAGCCGTAG
- a CDS encoding TetR/AcrR family transcriptional regulator, which translates to MIERDEKLTSTRAKTRRLLIDTAMNMFDQGIFPSITDVAAAAQLSRATAYRYFPTQSALVSAVVGESLGPILAWHPTQPDASERVSELLHFAYPRMLEHEGALRAALHLSLQQWADRRSNRLHTDTLTRGNRKRLLKIATEPLEGKITPEAQQRVIYALSLIYGSEVFLVLKDIWHLEEDGIQDVTQWVAKAILRQAEEDAAQADSQKT; encoded by the coding sequence GTGATTGAACGGGATGAAAAACTGACATCAACACGGGCGAAAACCCGTCGTTTACTAATTGATACCGCCATGAATATGTTCGATCAAGGCATATTCCCTTCCATTACCGATGTTGCTGCTGCGGCTCAGCTTTCACGCGCGACGGCTTACCGCTATTTTCCGACGCAAAGTGCGTTAGTCTCCGCCGTTGTCGGCGAAAGCCTTGGTCCGATTCTGGCGTGGCACCCGACACAGCCGGACGCCAGTGAACGCGTGTCTGAACTGCTGCACTTTGCTTACCCAAGAATGCTGGAGCATGAAGGTGCGCTGCGTGCAGCGTTACATCTTTCACTGCAACAATGGGCCGATCGTCGCTCCAATCGCCTGCATACGGATACGCTGACACGCGGCAATCGCAAACGTCTGCTCAAAATTGCCACCGAACCGCTGGAAGGAAAAATCACGCCGGAAGCACAACAGCGGGTGATTTATGCCTTATCGCTTATTTATGGCTCGGAGGTTTTCCTGGTGCTGAAAGATATCTGGCATTTGGAAGAGGACGGCATTCAGGATGTCACGCAGTGGGTCGCCAAAGCCATTCTACGGCAGGCGGAAGAAGACGCAGCACAGGCCGATTCGCAGAAAACCTAA